From a region of the Rhinopithecus roxellana isolate Shanxi Qingling chromosome 8, ASM756505v1, whole genome shotgun sequence genome:
- the KCNA2 gene encoding potassium voltage-gated channel subfamily A member 2: MTVATGDPADEAAALPGHPQDTYDPEADHECCERVVINISGLRFETQLKTLAQFPETLLGDPKKRMRYFDPLRNEYFFDRNRPSFDAILYYYQSGGRLRRPVNVPLDIFSEEIRFYELGEEAMEMFREDEGYIKEEERPLPENEFQRQVWLLFEYPESSGPARIIAIVSVMVILISIVSFCLETLPIFRDENEDMHGGGVTFHTYSNSTIGYQQSTSFTDPFFIVETLCIIWFSFEFLVRFFACPSKAGFFTNIMNIIDIVAIIPYFITLGTELAEKPEDAQQGQQAMSLAILRVIRLVRVFRIFKLSRHSKGLQILGQTLKASMRELGLLIFFLFIGVILFSSAVYFAEADERESQFPSIPDAFWWAVVSMTTVGYGDMVPTTIGGKIVGSLCAIAGVLTIALPVPVIVSNFNYFYHRETEGEEQAQYLQVTSCPKIPSSPDLKKSRSASTISKSDYMEIQEGVNNSNEDFREENLKTANCTLANTNYVNITKMLTDV, from the coding sequence ATGACAGTGGCCACCGGAGACCCAGCAGACGAGGCTGCTGCCCTCCCTGGGCACCCCCAGGACACCTATGACCCAGAGGCAGACCACGAGTGCTGTGAGAGGGTGGTGATCAACATCTCAGGGCTGCGGTTTGAGACCCAGCTAAAGACCTTAGCCCAGTTTCCAGAGACCCTCTTAGGGGACCCAAAGAAACGAATGAGGTACTTTGACCCCCTCCGAAATGAGTACTTTTTCGATCGGAACCGCCCTAGCTTTGATGCCATTTTGTACTACTACCAGTCGGGGGGCCGATTGAGGCGACCTGTGAATGTGCCCTTAGATATATTCTCTGAAGAAATTCGGTTTTATGAGCTGGGAGAAGAAGCGATGGAGATGTTTCGGGAAGATGAAGGCTACATCAAGGAGGAAGAGCGTCCTCTGCCTGAAAATGAGTTTCAGAGACAAGTGTGGCTTCTCTTTGAATACCCAGAGAGCTCAGGGCCTGCCAGGATTATAGCTATTGTGTCTGTCATGGTGATTCTGATCTCAATTGTCAGCTTCTGTCTGGAAACATTGCCCATCTTCCGGGATGAGAATGAAGACATGCATGGTGGTGGGGTGACCTTCCACACCTATTCCAACAGCACCATCGGGTACCAGCAGTCCACTTCCTTCACAGACCCTTTCTTCATTGTAGAGACACTCTGCATCATCTGGTTCTCCTTTGAATTCTTGGTGAGGTTCTTTGCCTGTCCCAGCAAAGCCGGCTTCTTCACCAACATCATGAACATCATTGACATTGTGGCCATCATCCCCTACTTCATCACCCTGGGGACAGAGTTGGCTGAGAAGCCAGAGGACGCTCAGCAAGGCCAGCAGGCCATGTCACTGGCCATCCTCCGTGTCATCCGGTTGGTaagagtctttaggattttcaagTTGTCCAGACACTCCAAAGGTCTCCAGATTCTAGGTCAGACCCTCAAAGCCAGCATGAGAGAATTGGGCCTCCTGATATTCTTTCTCTTCATAGGGGTCATCCTTTTCTCTAGTGCTGTCTATTTTGCAGAGGCCGATGAGCGAGAGTCCCAGTTCCCCAGCATCCCAGATGCCTTCTGGTGGGCAGTCGTCTCCATGACTACTGTAGGCTATGGAGACATGGTTCCGACTACCATTGGGGGAAAGATAGTGGGTTCCCTATGTGCAATTGCAGGTGTGTTAACTATTGCCTTACCGGTCCCTGTCATTGTGTCCAATTTCAACTACTTCTACCAccgggagacagagggagaggagcaggccCAATACTTGCAAGTGACAAGCTGTCCAAAGATCCCATCCTCCCCTGACCTAAAGAAAAGTAGAAGTGCCTCTACCATTAGTAAGTCCGATTACATGGAGATCCAGGAGGGGGTAAACAACAGTAATGAGGACTTTAGAGAGGAAAACTTGAAAACAGCCAACTGCACCTTGGCTAACACAAACTATGTGAATATTACCAAAATGTTAACTGATGTCTGA